The following coding sequences lie in one Saccopteryx bilineata isolate mSacBil1 chromosome 5, mSacBil1_pri_phased_curated, whole genome shotgun sequence genomic window:
- the CXCL11 gene encoding C-X-C motif chemokine 11: MSVKGMAIVLAVIVCATIAQGFPMFKGGRCLCIGSGVKGVRMANIEKISVIYPSINCDKTEVIITLKAHKGQRCLNPRSKQGNYIIKNVERMNFLKQRNT, from the exons ATGAGTGTGAAGGGCATGGCTATAGTCTTGGCTGTGATAGTCTGTGCTACAATTGCTCAAG GTTTCCCAATGTTTAAAGGGGGACGCTGTCTTTGCATAGGCTCTGGAGTAAAGGGAGTGAGAATGGCAAATATTGAGAAAATCTCTGTAATTTACCCAAGtatcaactgtgacaaaacagaagTGAT TATCACCTTGAAAGCGCATAAAGGGCAAAGATGTCTAAATCCCAGATCGAAACAAGGAAATTATATAATAAAG AATGTTGAAaggatgaattttttaaaacaacgaAACACCTGA